The window AGCGAACGGTGGCTGTTCAGCGCAATCAGGACAATCCGCCCGCCCGGCTGGAACCCGAGCGACATGAACGCAGCGGAAAGGCGCGCAACACGATCCGAAAATTGCGCCCAGGTATAGCGGGCCGGACCGTCGATAACGGCGGTTTCATCGCGCTTGATCGCAACCGCTCGCCTTACGGCTTGGGTAAGACTGAACCCCGTTCCCATTATACCTTCTTCTCCAGTTTTTCAGACTGACCGATGCATTGACCCGCCAATTGCACAGCTGGGCACGATCGACAAATGGCGCATCGACTTCGTCATAGCCGTTGTCAGCTCAAGGCAAAGGCGCGACATTACGGCTACTTGGGCGCGATGCAGGACGTCTCATTTCAGCGACGCGGCGCATCGGGGAGACTACTGGACGAGCATCGGGTTTCGGGGCAGTAGGTTTGCAAAGAACAGACGGGAGCGGGTGGACAGAATGAAGCGATTGGCACTCCTTTTCGGTTTGGCCGCAACGATGGCCAACGCCGCTCCTTCCGCACCGATGGCAACTGTCTGGCAGGGCGGTCCCATCATTACCATGGCTGGCGAGCAGCCCGAATTGGTCGAAGCAATTGCCGTCCGCGACGGACGTATCATTGCGGTAGGCTCGCTCAAGACGGTCCAGGCTGCCGCTGGCAGGCGCGCGGCAAAGGTTGATTTGAAGGGCAGAACGCTTCTGCCCGGCTTCATTGATGCGCATGGCCATGTCAGCTCGGTCGGTCAGGCGGCAGGTCTGGCACGCCTCGCCCCGCCACCGGTCGGCAAGGTTGATTCGATCGCTGCCCTTCAGGATGTGCTGCGTGCCGATAGCCCCCCGCCTGGCATGCCCATCATTGTGGGCAATGGTTATGACGACTCGCAGCTGGCCGAACGTCGCCATCCGACCCGGCACGATCTGGATGCCGTGTTTGCGGACAAGCCGGTGCTCATTGTCCATGCGAGCGGCCATTTTGCCGTGTTTAACAGCGCAATGCTCAAACTCGCTGGAATCGGACCGGATACACCAGATCCTCAGGGAGGGGTCATCCGTCGTGAGGCGGATGGCAAGACACCAGATGGTGTCCTTGAAGAGACCGCGTTTTTCAATGTGGCTGCCAAGATCATCCCCCCCTCCCTCGACAATGGTGTCATGTCACTGGTTGCTGGCGAAAAGATTTATGCAGCCAATGGCATCACGACGGCTCAGGATGGTCGGGTCATGCCGGAGGCTTGGCCAGCGCTTGCAGAAGCAGCACGACGCGGGGTGCTGCCGATCGATACCGTCGCTCTGATTTCCTTTGAGCGGGAATGGCCTGCGGATGTGCGCGCTCTCATTGGCAAGTCCTACGATCATCGGGTCAGGATTGGTGGCATCAAGCTGACCATTGATGGCAGCCCGCAAGGGCGGACGGCATGGTTGCATGATCCCGTGCCAGTGCCACCCCCCGGCAAGGATGCGGGCTATCGGGGCTATGCTGCAATCGACCTGGGGCTATTCAACGCAAAATTGGCCGAGGCCGCTGTGAATGGATGGCAAGTCTTTGTTCATGTGAATGGCGACGAAGCCATGCAGGCACTCATTGACGGCGTTGCGAAGAATGGTCTGACTGGCAAACGGACGATCGCCATTCATAGCCAGGTTGTCCGGCGCGAGCAGCTTGACGACATGAAGAAGCTCGACATTCAGCCAAGCTTCTTTGCCAGCCACACTTGGTATTGGGGCGATTGGCACCGCGACGTGGCGCTGGGCCCGATGCGGGCGGATTTCATTTCACCGCAGGCGTCCGCATGGGCTGTCGGCCTTCGTCCTACAGCCCATAATGACTCGCCTGTCGTCCCGCCTGACATGATGCGGCTTATCTGGTCGTCTGTGAACAGGAGAACCCAATCGGGAGACATATTGGGTCCGATGGAGCGAATTTCTCCCTATCGCGCGCTGCAGCAAGTCACCATCAATGCGGCATGGCAAATCCATGAAGATGGCGACAAGGGAAGCCTCGCCGCGGGCAAACGCGCGGACCTGGTTGTGCTCGACGCCAATCCGCTGGCCAGTGATCCAACCCGACTTTTCGAGATCAAGGTTGTGGCCACGATCAAGGATGGCCGCACGATTTTCGGAGCGATCGACTAGGCTGAGAGGCTGGCCTTTCAAGAACGCCTTGCCGGGTTTCAAGGGTGCCGGCTTGGCGAGTTTTCAGCGAGATCTTGCCAGCATCGTCGAGATCGTCGGTCGCCGTGACATGACAGTCCGATAGCCGCGATTGTCACTTGTCCGGATCGAATCCCGGTTTGGCGTTATTTCCCTGACAAACCGCTGGCGCATCCTTACAGTCTCCGTTCGCTTCGTTGCAGATGGTCGTTGCGGTGCGCATCCGGAAAAGGTTTCCTCAAAATGCCCCGCAAACGTATCAAGCTCGAAACGAACGCTGCCGAGCTTGTAGAAGAAGCGCCAGACGGTGCTCATGAGCAAAAGTCCTTTGCTCAAGCCGTTGACGAAGTGGGCACCGGTTCGATGCTGGGGTATCGCCTTGAGCAGCAGGCAGCGCTCTCAAATTTTGGCATGGAAGCCTTGAAGTCTTCCTCTCTCGCTGATCTGCTGGACCATGCCGCCAGAACTGCAGCGCTCGGCATGCGCGCCAGCCTCTCAAAGATTCTCGAGTATCGCAAAGCGGAAAATGATCTCTTCATCCGGGCTGGCGTCGGCTGGCGTTCGGGTGTTGTGCAGAACATGGCCTTCGCTGCCGACATCGAATCGCCCGCGGGTTATGCCTTTCAAACCGGTTCGCCTGTCATTTCCAACCACCTTGAGGATGAGGACCAATTTCGCACGCCGCTGTTGATGATTGAACATGGCGTAAAGCGCGCGATCAACGTGCTGATCACCTTTGGTGGGGGGCGATGGGGCGTTCTGGAAGTCGATAGTTCGTCCTCGGGCGAATTTGAGGCCGCAGATCTGGCGTTTCTGCAGGGTCTCGCGAATTTCATCGGTGTGGCCCTCGATCGTCAGGTGGCCGAGGACCGATTGTCCCAAGCGCTGGAGTATCAGAAGCTGCTCGTTCAAGAGGCCAGCCACCGGGTAAAAAACAGCCTCGCTATCCTTTCAGGCATTCTCTTGATGAAAGCTAAGTCAAGCAACAGCGCAAAGGAGGCCGACGCTCTTGGCGACGCCTCTGACCGCGTCATCGCAGTCGCTCGAACACATGATCGATTGTGGCGCGAAGCTGGCGGCCACTCGGTTGATCTTGGGACGCTCGTCACAGACCTTTGCCAGACGCTGGCGAAGCAACTCGAGCATATCGACATCAAGTGCTCGGCCGAAACCATCGAAATGTCAGCGGATGACGCTGCATCCTTTGCCCTCTTGGTGACCGAGTTGGTGACCAACTCCGCCAAACATGCTTATGGGCCTGGCGGGGGAATTGTTTATGTGGGTCTGAGTGCTGAGGGTCAAAGCCGGTTGCTGGAAGTGCGCGATGAAGGCATGGGGTTGGGACCTGACTTCACCATCGAAGCTTTAGGTCCGCAAAGTCTGGGGATGAATCTGATCCATGCCTTGTCGCAGAGCCTGGGCGGAACGATTGAAATTGTGAGAGAAGGCGGGGCAATTTTCAGGGTCCGCTTCTGATCCAGAAGGCCAGTTTGTCGCGCTCCCTAGCCGAGGCCCCTGACCAGCTTTGTTGCTACGCCCATCCAGGCAGGATCCTCAATGATCTGCTGCTTTGCTCCCGACCCCAACGGCAGGACTTGGAGGCGGTTGCCCTCCCGACCGATCAGGCGGCCAAAAATGAAACGGCCTGCCGGGCGCGGCAGGAGCACATCGCGGTTGAGTGCAAGGGCGAAGCGGTCCGGGCCATAGCGATCGCACCAGATTTCGTCGCCCGCGCGATATTCACCGACACTGGAATCGACGAGAATCGAGATGGCGCCTTCGGTCGGCAGGGGCGGTGTAACGACAATCGGGTGCCGGGGCGCATTGGCTCCATCCGTCCCAAGAATGGCTGCCACAGGCAGGTCCGCGCGTCTCGGCATCTTGACGAGATCGCCCGCATCGACATCAAGGGCCGCTGCAATCCGGTTCAGCCATCCCACGGAGACCGTTCTTGTTCCCGTTTCGAGCCGTCCTATCGTCTGAGCGGTTGTCGGTGGATCGCAACGTTCGGCAACGTCTGCAAGCGTCAGGCCCTTGGCGCGGCGGACTTCACGAATGGCAGTAATCATAGCTGGCCTCAGAAATGGGTTAACCGATAAGGTTTTTCTCTTTCCTACAGATGATCCCCCATGGCAAGTGAAAATCCTGATCGATTCGCAAGAGGAAAGAAGGTGTGAAGCAAGTTTTGGTGGAGCGCGGTTTGCCGCAAGACGGACAGAGCGCAAAAGCACGCAAGGTAAGAAGTGTTCGGGTGAACCTGGCAGAATCGCCGCTTGGGTGGTTGCGGGCGAGGGGTCTTGTCAGCGAGCGGCAATTGGCGGCGGGAGAAGCTCTGAGACAGGATTATGAGCGCGCCGCGCTTGCTCAGAGGGTGGTGATGCGATGGGACGCATCGCCGCCGGAAAAAGGCCGCAGTGGCGGCAATCAGCATGGAGCAAGCACGCTGGCGCAGATTGATGCCCGTGAGCGGTTTCACAGTGCCCTTGCGATGGCGGGTCCTGGCCTTGCAGACATACTGTGGCGGGTCGTCTGCGCAGGCGAGAGTGTGCCAATGGCGGAGGACGCCTTGGGCTGGCCGACACGGTCGGGACGGTTGGTGCTCTTGCTGGCGCTCGATCGCGTTGCGGACTATTACCGGATCAACATTTAGGAGGGAAAGACAGAATGGCAGAGGCAGTCCACATCCTGCGGAGTGATTTGACCCGGACCGAGCGGCAGTCCCAGCCAGCTCCGGCTCTCGGGCCCGGTTCGGCCCTGCTTCGTGTTGAGAGTTTCGCGGTTACGGCAAACAACGTCACCTATGCGGTTATGGGCGATGGCTTTGGATATTGGAATTTCTTCCCGGCACCCGAAGGCTGGGGCATCGTGCCCATGTGGGGACACGCTGTCGTCGAAGCATCAGAGCATCCCGACATAGTCGTTGGAGAACGCGTATACGGCTATCTGCCGATGGCGAGCCATCTGCGGGTCGAGCCGGGCAATATCTCCAGAGGCAGCTTCAGCGACATGGCGGCGCACCGGCAGCCAATGAGCCCTGTCTATAACCAGTACCGGCGCCTTGAAGGAGATCCGACCCACGACCCGGCCCGCGAAGCCCAGCGGATGATCTTCCAGCCCCTGTTCGGCACCAGCTTCCTGATCGAGGCGATGTTTGCGAAGGAAAACTGGTTCGGCGCGGACACGCTCGTCATGACAAGCGCGTCTTCAAAGACGTCGCTGGCGCTCGCGCACGTTGCGCGCGCGAAGGCCCCCCAGATCCGGCGGATTGGACTGACCTCGGCCGGGAACATTGCATTTGTTGCGAAAAGCGGACTCTATGACGAGGTCCTGTCATATGCCGAGATCGGCAAACTGGCCGGGCACAACGCCGTGTCGGTCGATTTCGCAGGCAATGCCTCGGTCCTTCGCGCGATCCACGAAGCCTTGGGGGACGGTCTCAAGTATAGCTGCCTTGTCGGTGCCACGCATGTCGACGCGCGTGGACAAAGTGACGCCCCGCTGCCGGGCCCGGCTCCAATCCTCTTTTTCGCACCGGACCATATGAACGCGGCCGTCAAGGAAATGGGATTCGATGCCTTCACGGCGTCGTACAATGGCGCCTGGCGTGACTTCCTCGTCAGCACGGACGGGTTCATGACAGTCGATGAACGTCACGGTCTGGCCGAAGCCGAAGCAGCCTTTCTGAGCACTCTCAAGGGTGGGGCTGCACCGGATCAGGGGATTGTCATTCGCCTTTGAATTCCGCCGACTGAGCCTTAGCGCGATGCTTCAGCCATTGTCAGGGTTCTGGCAGGGCTGAGTTTCATTGCTTCAAGCAAAGCGAAAAGGCACAGGGCTATTCCGCCCGCAATCAGCCAGTCGGCACGGTGCAACGGCGCGAATGCGAACAGGCGCGTCATTGCTGGCCAGAACTGGCTCATGACGAGCAGTGACATGACCACTGCGCCAACAAGAACAAGCGCAGGATTCGGGCGTGCAATGGCCTTGACGGGAGATGCCCCGAACGAACGGTTCACCAGGATCAGCATCAGAATCGAGAGAATTAGCGTGACGAAAGAAGTCGCGCGAATGTGGCTGGCGCTTTCCCCAAAATGGTGGCCCGCGATCACGAGGCTGCTGCACAGTCCCAGTGCCAATGTGCCCTGGACGAGTGACCAGAGCATCGTTCTGGGTGAGAAGAGCCGTTGACTTGGGGAGCGCGGAGGCCGTTTCATGATATTTGCTTCATCGGTTTCAGCCTCGAAAACCAGCGAGCAGACCGGGTCGATGACCATTTCGAGAAACGCGATGTGCACCGGCCCGAGCAAGAGGGGGTAGCCAAGCAGGAGCGGGATCAGGGCCATCCCGGCAATCGGTACATGCACCGCAATGATGAAACGGATCGCCTTTCGCAGGTTGTCATAGATGCGACGCCCCATCCGAATGCTGGCAACAATCGAGCCAAAGTCATCATCGAGCAGAACCATCGACGCAGCCTCTCGAGCGACATCTGTGCCGCGCCCTCCCATGGCAATGCCAATATGTGCGGCCTTCAACGACGGGGCATCATTCACCCCGTCACCAGTCATGGCGACGATTTCTCCAGCCCTTTTCAGCGCCTCGACGATCTGAAGCTTCTGTTCGGGCATGATGCGCGCGAAGACACTGCATCGCGTGATCCGATTTGCCAATGCGTCCGCATCAAGCAGGGCAAGGTCAGCACCCGTCAGCACGTCATCCGAGGCAATGCCGGCGCGCCTGGCTGTCGTGCGTGCCGTTTCCGGATGATCGCCTGTGATCATGATGACACGAATCCCCGCCGTGCTGCAGTCGCGAATGGCTGCCGGGACAGAGGCGCGCAAGGGATCGGAAAGGCCAACCAGACCGACAAACTCAAAGTCGAATTCATGTTGTGTTGCAGGGAGTGGAGCATCTCCCCATTTTGCGATGGCGACGCCCAGCACGCGCAAACCGTCGGCCGCCATCTGCTCAACCATCTCGCGAATTTTGGCGCGCTGGGCGTCCGAAGCGCCGCACAGGTCGGCAATTGTCTCAGGTGCGCCCTTCGTGGCGATCGTCAATCCGGCAGCCGCATTTGGCGCCCCCCAAGCCTGGGCCATGGCCAGAACGGGTTTTTCCAGCGGATAAAGGCGGTAAATCTGGTGACCATCGCCTCGGAGTTGGGAGACCCGATCGCCTTCCTGTTCCGCGCCCAGCGCATGAAACGCCTTTTCCATCGGGTCAAAAGGATCGATCGCGCTCGCCATGATTCCGAGTTCGGCGAGCGGGAGGAATGCGTCAGGGAGTATGGTTGCTCCGTTTTCCGGCCGTCGAAAGCATTGGCCATCTGCAAGTCTGAGCTCGGAAATCGACATCCGGTTTTCGGTCAGCGTTCCGGTCTTGTCCGTGCAAAGGACAGTTGCCGAACCCAGCGTCTCTATCATCGCCGCCCGACGGGTCAGAACGTTGAGTTTCGAAATGCGCCACGCGCCCATTGCCATGAAGACGGTCAGCACAACGGGCAATTCCTCGGGCAGCATGGACATGCCGAGTGCGATCCCCGCCAGAGCTGCTTCGAGCCAATTGCCGCGCAACACGCCCTGAAGCAGGACGGCCAGGATACTGATCGAGATGCCGACGAGAGCAAGGAGTCTGACCATCCGCCGGGTCTCCACCCGGAGTTGGGGAACCTCGGTCTCGATCGATCCAAGCACTTTGCCAATTTGGCCCAGACGGGAACTCGGTCCTGTCGCTGTGACCTCGCAGATCGCCCCGCCCCGCACTGCGAGAGTAGCAGAATAGACTGCCGGGTCGGTTTCCACGTCTTTTGCGACGGGAAAGGACTCTCCCGTCAGCAAGGATTCGTCGACATGCAGATCATTGTTGGACAAGATTGTCGCATCGGCCGGAATGCGGTCGCCCTCCTCGATAATGAGGATGTCCCCTCGGACGACCTCACGACCGGCAATGCGCAGATGTTCACCGTCGCGGACAACAAGCGCACGGGGACTCGCCAAGTCACGGAGCGTTTCAAGCACGCGTTCGGTCCGCGCCTCCTGAATGACTGTGATCATGATCGAAAAGCACGCAAAGCTGGCCAGGACGATGGCTTCCGTCTTGTCGCCCAGAAGGAAGTAGAGCAGCGCCCCTGCCAGCAGCAGGGCGAGCATCGGTTCGCGAAGCACCTCGCCGACAATGCGCAGTGCCGTTCTCCGTGAGGCACGTGGCAGTTCGTTGGGCCCCTCGGCGGACAAGCGCAGTTGCGCCTCCGCTTGTGTGAGGCCGGTCAGCATCAGTTCCTTTGCGGACGCTGTGTTCATTTCATGCGACTAGCAGCGCGCCGCTTCCGTGACACGATATGAGGCCTGATGAATACATGCAGGGGCCCCTCACTGCGCAACATCGCCCTCCACCCGCAACGCCGTCGGGTCGCTGACGACAAAACGATTGGCCGGGCACTTCGGATCCTGAGGCAAGATCCTGATTTCATAGAGATCTATGATGTGCGCAAGATCCTGTCGTGTCCTCACTTCCTTTGGAAGTCCTTTCAGCACCGTCGCTTCCAACTTGTTGAAGGGCGTCCAATCTTCCTTGTCCATGGCGAGTGCACCACCCAACAGGTAAAAACAGCCAGAGTCTGATCCAGGCGCGCGGGTGATCAGGGCGAAATATTCATCTTGAAGTTCCGCAAGGTAATTTCCGCGAGACGTACGCTCAATCTTCATCTGGAACTCGGCCTCACACTCTCCCGAAGGAGCGTCTTTCCGAACGATCTTGCATGCGTTGACATAGCCGGCGTCGCTTTCATCGACGCGGTAGACCTCTCCCTCTATGACCAACAGGCTGTCCGCCCGTGCGAGCGTCAGCGCATGATCGCCGATCAGATCCTCATCAGCCTTGAAATAACAGCCGCCGAGAACCAGCAGTGCGGCGGCGATCATGATGATTCTCAAGCGGATCAATACTCACCTCCAGACCGCAATCGGCGGCAGTCATGCTGATGCCCCTAACCAGGGAGGCTGCCGCCCGTAATACGTATATTGCCCGTCCGAAGCGTCATGAACAGATTGCGCAATTCAAGGGCGCGGTTCAGTCTTCGTCGGACCTGACCTCGCCACTTTGTGCGGTTCCGTCTTGTTGGTCCTCAGCCTGGCTCTCGGTCGATCGTGGCGTGAAGGCTTGCGGATCATTTGCGAGAATCGCCGCAATGCCTGCTGCTGCGGCACCCAAGGCCAGGAGAAGGCCCGGAATCGACGCCCTGGCCCCATCTTTCCAGGGGTGCGCAGTCGAGACCGGCTTCCTTCCGGTGACCATCGCCCGCGGCAGGTTTTCCCGCGAAAGGACGGACATTGCGAAGACTGCGACAACGTGAATGCCAGCCAGGATAATCATCGCCTTGCCCAGATCTTCGTGCGGTTCCTCGCCATTCAGTATCATCCCGGTCAGCACGGTTGCTCCGGCGAGAACCAGGATCAGAAGGACGGCAAGCCCGCCAAGCGGATTGTGCCCGGCCGTCGGCTCGACGCGAAATCGCAGCATCTGGCCTATGTGGGACGCGAGGTGGTCAAGCTTGAGGAAGCTTGCAAAGCGGGCATATTCTCCGCCGACAAAGCCCCATGCAATTCGAAAGGCAAGGAGGACGCCAACGCAATAACCCGCGATCATGTGCCACTGATTGAAGACACTGTCCTCTTCAGCCGAAACATATGCGAGGACAATCAAGGCAGCGAACGACCAGTGGAAAATGCGGGTGGGCAGATCCCATATGCTCGCCGTCGTGCTGCCGTGCGTCTTGGGCACATTCGCCATAGTACACCTCCAATCAGGCCTGTCGATTGGAGGGGCTGCAATGCGAATGCATTGACTGATGTCAAATCAGGTTGCGGCGTCGAGCTTGTCTTGCGTCTTCGTCAGGAAGTCGCCCGCATCGTGGCGCTCACGGAGTTGGCTCGCAGGGTCGCCGACGGCGCGATTGACCATCCTGCCGCGCTTGACGGCAGGCCGCTTGGCAATCTGGTCGGTCCAGCGCTGGACATTCTTGTATTCCTGTACCTGAAGGAATTCGCCGGCTTCATAGACCAGCCCCTTTGCCAGCGCGCCGTACCAGGGCCAGGTCGCAATGTCCGCGACCGTATATTCACTTCCGCCAAGATACTCGCTCTCCGCGAGACGCTTGTCCAGAACGTCGAGTTGCCGTTTCACTTCCATGGCAAACCGGTTGATCGCATATTCGAACTTTTCCGGGGCATAGGCATAAAAGTGGCCGAACCCGCCGCCCAGATAGGGCGCGCTGCCCATTTGCCAGAACAGCCAGGACAGTGTTTCTGCGCGCTGGGCCGGATCGGTTGGCAGGAAAGCGCCGAACTTTTCCGCAAGGTGCACCAAAATCGCTCCGGATTCGAAAATGCGGATTGGCGACGTTCCACTGCGATCGAGCAGTGCCGGGATCTTTGAATTGGGATTGACCGAAACAAACCCGCTGCCAAACTGATCGCCTTCACCAATGTTGATCAGCCAGGCGTCATATTCCGCGTCCTTGTGCCCGAGTTCGAGTAATTCCTCGAACATGACCGTGACCTTGACGCCATTTGGCGTGGCCAGCGAATAGAGCTGGAACGGGTGCTTTCCGACTGGCAGCTCCTTCTCATGGGTCGCGCCTGAGATCGGGCGATTGATATTGGCAAAGCGGCCTCCGCTTTCCTTGTCCCACGTCCAGATTTTCGGGGGAATGTAAGCGGGTTGGTCCGTCATGCGTAATCTCCGATGATTGTGCCGAGAGGCTTGGACGTCTTCTTATCGATATGGTGAGACAGGGCAATCGGAGTTCTTGCTCGCGTCCCCCAAGATGAAGTTTGGCCGGTGCCGGGTTTCGGCTGCTATTTGTCGGCGCAGCCGGCCCGTTCCGCCACATAGCTGGAGAGCGTCGCGACTTGATCCTTGCTGAAGGCCAGCCCCAGTTTGGTCCGTCGCCAAAGAATGTCTTCGGCCGATTTTGCCCACTCATGTTCGATGAGCCAGTTGACCTCGACCTGCCGCAGGCCATGGCCGAAATCCGTGCCCATAGCCTCCTCTGTTCGGATACCGGCCAACATGATGCCAAGATCGCTGCCATAAGCCACCGTCATGCGCAGCGTGCGCTCAGATCCCAGAAACGGCCATGTCTTCCGATTTTGCTCCACTAGGGAATCAAAGCTGCCGGGAAACTGGCCGCCAGGAAAAGGGCGGCCGCGCGTGACAGCCCCTGTCGTGCGTGACATGACCTTGCCCAGCCGCGACATTGCGTCTTCCGCAAGGTGACGCGCTGTGGTGATCTTGCCGCCGAGCACGTTCAGCAACACGGCTCCTTGCTGATCGATTTCGAGGACATAGTCGCGCGTCGTCGTTCGCAGGTCGCCGGAGCCGTCGTCAAACAGCGGGCGCACGCCTGCCCAGCTGTAGCTGATGTCGTCGCGGCTGCTTTGGCGCGTGAAAGCGGTGTTTGCTGCGTTGAGGAGATAGTCGGTTTCCTCAGCACTGATTTCCGGATGGTCCGGGCTCGGTACCTCGAC of the Aquisediminimonas profunda genome contains:
- a CDS encoding amidohydrolase, whose translation is MKRLALLFGLAATMANAAPSAPMATVWQGGPIITMAGEQPELVEAIAVRDGRIIAVGSLKTVQAAAGRRAAKVDLKGRTLLPGFIDAHGHVSSVGQAAGLARLAPPPVGKVDSIAALQDVLRADSPPPGMPIIVGNGYDDSQLAERRHPTRHDLDAVFADKPVLIVHASGHFAVFNSAMLKLAGIGPDTPDPQGGVIRREADGKTPDGVLEETAFFNVAAKIIPPSLDNGVMSLVAGEKIYAANGITTAQDGRVMPEAWPALAEAARRGVLPIDTVALISFEREWPADVRALIGKSYDHRVRIGGIKLTIDGSPQGRTAWLHDPVPVPPPGKDAGYRGYAAIDLGLFNAKLAEAAVNGWQVFVHVNGDEAMQALIDGVAKNGLTGKRTIAIHSQVVRREQLDDMKKLDIQPSFFASHTWYWGDWHRDVALGPMRADFISPQASAWAVGLRPTAHNDSPVVPPDMMRLIWSSVNRRTQSGDILGPMERISPYRALQQVTINAAWQIHEDGDKGSLAAGKRADLVVLDANPLASDPTRLFEIKVVATIKDGRTIFGAID
- a CDS encoding sensor histidine kinase, with the translated sequence MPRKRIKLETNAAELVEEAPDGAHEQKSFAQAVDEVGTGSMLGYRLEQQAALSNFGMEALKSSSLADLLDHAARTAALGMRASLSKILEYRKAENDLFIRAGVGWRSGVVQNMAFAADIESPAGYAFQTGSPVISNHLEDEDQFRTPLLMIEHGVKRAINVLITFGGGRWGVLEVDSSSSGEFEAADLAFLQGLANFIGVALDRQVAEDRLSQALEYQKLLVQEASHRVKNSLAILSGILLMKAKSSNSAKEADALGDASDRVIAVARTHDRLWREAGGHSVDLGTLVTDLCQTLAKQLEHIDIKCSAETIEMSADDAASFALLVTELVTNSAKHAYGPGGGIVYVGLSAEGQSRLLEVRDEGMGLGPDFTIEALGPQSLGMNLIHALSQSLGGTIEIVREGGAIFRVRF
- a CDS encoding helix-turn-helix domain-containing protein, which codes for MITAIREVRRAKGLTLADVAERCDPPTTAQTIGRLETGTRTVSVGWLNRIAAALDVDAGDLVKMPRRADLPVAAILGTDGANAPRHPIVVTPPLPTEGAISILVDSSVGEYRAGDEIWCDRYGPDRFALALNRDVLLPRPAGRFIFGRLIGREGNRLQVLPLGSGAKQQIIEDPAWMGVATKLVRGLG
- a CDS encoding DUF6456 domain-containing protein codes for the protein MKQVLVERGLPQDGQSAKARKVRSVRVNLAESPLGWLRARGLVSERQLAAGEALRQDYERAALAQRVVMRWDASPPEKGRSGGNQHGASTLAQIDARERFHSALAMAGPGLADILWRVVCAGESVPMAEDALGWPTRSGRLVLLLALDRVADYYRINI
- a CDS encoding DUF2855 family protein, translating into MAEAVHILRSDLTRTERQSQPAPALGPGSALLRVESFAVTANNVTYAVMGDGFGYWNFFPAPEGWGIVPMWGHAVVEASEHPDIVVGERVYGYLPMASHLRVEPGNISRGSFSDMAAHRQPMSPVYNQYRRLEGDPTHDPAREAQRMIFQPLFGTSFLIEAMFAKENWFGADTLVMTSASSKTSLALAHVARAKAPQIRRIGLTSAGNIAFVAKSGLYDEVLSYAEIGKLAGHNAVSVDFAGNASVLRAIHEALGDGLKYSCLVGATHVDARGQSDAPLPGPAPILFFAPDHMNAAVKEMGFDAFTASYNGAWRDFLVSTDGFMTVDERHGLAEAEAAFLSTLKGGAAPDQGIVIRL
- a CDS encoding cation-translocating P-type ATPase, with product MNTASAKELMLTGLTQAEAQLRLSAEGPNELPRASRRTALRIVGEVLREPMLALLLAGALLYFLLGDKTEAIVLASFACFSIMITVIQEARTERVLETLRDLASPRALVVRDGEHLRIAGREVVRGDILIIEEGDRIPADATILSNNDLHVDESLLTGESFPVAKDVETDPAVYSATLAVRGGAICEVTATGPSSRLGQIGKVLGSIETEVPQLRVETRRMVRLLALVGISISILAVLLQGVLRGNWLEAALAGIALGMSMLPEELPVVLTVFMAMGAWRISKLNVLTRRAAMIETLGSATVLCTDKTGTLTENRMSISELRLADGQCFRRPENGATILPDAFLPLAELGIMASAIDPFDPMEKAFHALGAEQEGDRVSQLRGDGHQIYRLYPLEKPVLAMAQAWGAPNAAAGLTIATKGAPETIADLCGASDAQRAKIREMVEQMAADGLRVLGVAIAKWGDAPLPATQHEFDFEFVGLVGLSDPLRASVPAAIRDCSTAGIRVIMITGDHPETARTTARRAGIASDDVLTGADLALLDADALANRITRCSVFARIMPEQKLQIVEALKRAGEIVAMTGDGVNDAPSLKAAHIGIAMGGRGTDVAREAASMVLLDDDFGSIVASIRMGRRIYDNLRKAIRFIIAVHVPIAGMALIPLLLGYPLLLGPVHIAFLEMVIDPVCSLVFEAETDEANIMKRPPRSPSQRLFSPRTMLWSLVQGTLALGLCSSLVIAGHHFGESASHIRATSFVTLILSILMLILVNRSFGASPVKAIARPNPALVLVGAVVMSLLVMSQFWPAMTRLFAFAPLHRADWLIAGGIALCLFALLEAMKLSPARTLTMAEASR
- a CDS encoding cytochrome b/b6 domain-containing protein, which encodes MANVPKTHGSTTASIWDLPTRIFHWSFAALIVLAYVSAEEDSVFNQWHMIAGYCVGVLLAFRIAWGFVGGEYARFASFLKLDHLASHIGQMLRFRVEPTAGHNPLGGLAVLLILVLAGATVLTGMILNGEEPHEDLGKAMIILAGIHVVAVFAMSVLSRENLPRAMVTGRKPVSTAHPWKDGARASIPGLLLALGAAAAGIAAILANDPQAFTPRSTESQAEDQQDGTAQSGEVRSDED
- the yghU gene encoding glutathione-dependent disulfide-bond oxidoreductase; amino-acid sequence: MTDQPAYIPPKIWTWDKESGGRFANINRPISGATHEKELPVGKHPFQLYSLATPNGVKVTVMFEELLELGHKDAEYDAWLINIGEGDQFGSGFVSVNPNSKIPALLDRSGTSPIRIFESGAILVHLAEKFGAFLPTDPAQRAETLSWLFWQMGSAPYLGGGFGHFYAYAPEKFEYAINRFAMEVKRQLDVLDKRLAESEYLGGSEYTVADIATWPWYGALAKGLVYEAGEFLQVQEYKNVQRWTDQIAKRPAVKRGRMVNRAVGDPASQLRERHDAGDFLTKTQDKLDAAT